In the genome of Rhodoplanes sp. Z2-YC6860, one region contains:
- a CDS encoding cation diffusion facilitator family transporter, whose amino-acid sequence MQSTKERVALTSILASGGLTVAKGVVGALTGSLAILSEAAHSLIDLGATLMTYFAVRVSGKPADEEHHYGHGKMESVAALAETALLFLLSGVVMWEAARRLLGEGGHAVEATIAAFAVIIVSIVVDFFRARLLNRVAKETVSEALEADALHFSSDMWSSLAVLVGLGGLALGYQWADSAAALVVALFVCIAGWRLGRRTIDTLTDTAPAGSAQTVSRAASKVRGVVAVDRVRVRPSGDKVFVEVVAGVSRTLPLDRVEAVKTQVAEAIRAEMPRSEAVVTIAPRALDTETVQERVMVIARNRGVAVHHVTVHDIHGKRSVSLDLELDRKLTLGAAHEVADGLEAALRDELGTEVEVETHIEPLQQDALGREAPPERVKAVEMTLAELAAEIGQITEVHNVRVRETDEGEIVNFHCRLDPALTVQAVHDKVDELERGLRRRAPSIKRVIGHAEPLYGRNVRRTA is encoded by the coding sequence ATGCAGTCCACCAAGGAACGAGTCGCATTGACGTCGATCCTGGCATCCGGCGGATTGACCGTGGCCAAGGGCGTGGTCGGCGCGCTGACGGGCTCGCTTGCGATCCTGTCGGAGGCGGCACACTCGCTGATCGACCTCGGCGCGACGCTGATGACCTATTTCGCGGTCCGCGTCTCCGGCAAGCCCGCCGACGAGGAGCATCACTACGGCCACGGCAAGATGGAGAGCGTCGCCGCGCTGGCCGAGACGGCGCTGCTGTTCCTGCTCTCCGGCGTGGTCATGTGGGAAGCGGCAAGGCGCCTCCTCGGCGAGGGCGGTCACGCTGTCGAGGCGACGATCGCGGCCTTTGCCGTGATCATCGTCTCGATCGTCGTGGATTTCTTCCGCGCCCGCCTGCTCAATCGCGTGGCAAAGGAAACCGTAAGCGAAGCGCTGGAGGCCGATGCGCTGCACTTCAGCTCCGACATGTGGTCTTCGCTCGCCGTGCTGGTCGGATTGGGCGGCCTGGCGCTGGGCTATCAATGGGCAGATTCCGCGGCGGCGCTTGTGGTGGCGTTGTTCGTCTGTATCGCAGGCTGGCGGCTCGGCCGGCGCACCATCGACACGCTGACCGACACGGCACCGGCTGGCTCGGCACAGACCGTCTCGCGCGCGGCCTCGAAGGTTCGCGGCGTGGTCGCGGTCGACCGCGTCCGGGTGCGCCCGTCCGGCGACAAGGTTTTCGTCGAGGTCGTGGCCGGCGTCAGCCGGACGCTGCCGCTCGACCGCGTCGAAGCCGTGAAGACCCAGGTTGCCGAAGCGATCCGGGCCGAGATGCCGCGGTCCGAAGCGGTAGTCACCATCGCGCCACGCGCGCTCGACACCGAGACCGTCCAGGAACGTGTCATGGTGATCGCGCGAAACCGCGGCGTCGCTGTGCATCATGTCACCGTCCACGACATTCACGGCAAGCGTTCGGTCTCGCTCGATCTCGAACTTGACCGCAAGCTCACGCTCGGGGCGGCGCATGAGGTGGCCGACGGGCTCGAGGCCGCGCTCCGCGACGAGCTCGGCACCGAGGTCGAGGTCGAGACGCACATCGAGCCCCTGCAGCAGGACGCCTTGGGCCGCGAGGCGCCCCCCGAGCGCGTCAAGGCGGTGGAGATGACTCTCGCCGAGCTCGCGGCCGAGATCGGCCAGATCACCGAGGTGCATAACGTTCGCGTGCGTGAGACCGACGAAGGCGAGATCGTGAACTTCCACTGCCGGCTCGATCCGGCACTGACCGTGCAGGCGGTGCATGACAAGGTCGACGAGCTGGAGCGCGGCCTGCGCCGCCGCGCGCCCTCGATCAAGCGCGTGATCGGCCACGCCGAGCCGCTCTATGGCCGCAACGTCCGCCGCACGGCGTGA